The proteins below are encoded in one region of Streptomyces cyanogenus:
- a CDS encoding 4Fe-4S dicluster domain-containing protein yields the protein MSDGAEGHGNLLYGPQPDVAGAAGYPDAPPRMGFFTDTSVCIGCKACEVACKEWNAVPEDGLLLTGMSYDNTQGLGADTWRHVAFIEQRKPLAGQEPGVAHDDVDVFAAASRLGTDVASPGPGATAPPPDRAPGGAPAGEISPVSPDGRTELRWLMASDVCKHCTHAACLDVCPTGSLFRTEFGTVVVQEDICNGCGYCVPACPYGVIDQRKDDGRAWKCTLCYDRLGVGMEPACAKSCPTDSIQFGPLEELRERAQARVAQLHAAGVTDARLYGESPDDGVGGDGAFFLLLDEPEVYGLPPDPVVTTRDLPDMWRHAALAAVSLLALAAGSFVRRQR from the coding sequence ATGAGCGACGGCGCTGAGGGCCACGGGAACCTTCTGTACGGGCCGCAGCCGGACGTGGCCGGGGCGGCCGGTTATCCGGACGCCCCGCCGCGGATGGGCTTCTTCACCGACACCTCGGTGTGCATCGGCTGCAAGGCCTGCGAGGTCGCGTGCAAGGAGTGGAACGCCGTCCCGGAGGACGGCCTCCTGCTGACCGGCATGTCCTACGACAACACACAGGGCCTCGGCGCCGACACCTGGCGGCACGTGGCCTTCATCGAGCAGCGCAAGCCGCTCGCCGGGCAGGAACCGGGGGTCGCGCACGACGACGTGGACGTCTTCGCCGCCGCGTCCCGGCTCGGCACCGACGTCGCCTCCCCGGGGCCGGGCGCCACCGCTCCCCCACCGGACCGGGCCCCCGGGGGCGCGCCCGCCGGGGAGATCTCGCCCGTCTCCCCCGACGGGCGGACGGAGTTGCGCTGGCTGATGGCGTCCGACGTGTGCAAGCACTGCACGCACGCCGCCTGCCTGGACGTGTGCCCGACGGGATCGCTGTTCCGCACGGAGTTCGGCACGGTCGTCGTCCAGGAGGACATCTGCAACGGCTGCGGCTACTGCGTGCCCGCCTGCCCCTACGGCGTGATCGACCAGCGAAAGGACGACGGCCGGGCGTGGAAGTGCACGCTGTGCTACGACCGGCTCGGCGTCGGCATGGAACCCGCCTGCGCGAAGTCCTGCCCGACGGACTCGATCCAGTTCGGTCCGCTGGAGGAGCTGCGGGAGCGCGCGCAGGCCCGGGTGGCGCAGCTGCACGCGGCCGGCGTGACCGACGCCCGGCTGTACGGCGAGAGCCCGGACGACGGGGTCGGCGGCGACGGCGCGTTCTTCCTGCTGCTGGACGAGCCGGAGGTGTACGGCCTGCCACCGGACCCGGTGGTCACCACGCGGGACCTGCCCGACATGTGGCGGCACGCGGCACTGGCCGCCGTCTCGCTGCTCGCGCTCGCCGCCGGCAGCTTCGTGCGGAGGCAGCGATGA
- the nrfD gene encoding NrfD/PsrC family molybdoenzyme membrane anchor subunit, whose translation MSESDVTRDGVRHARPDREAPTGAHAGRRRRRRGRGRGEQPMVPEAEFSSYYGKPVLNKPTWKPLDIAGYLYLGGLAGASSLLAAGAGVTGRPALGRAAKLGAAGSITLSLAALVHDLGRPARFLNMLRVFKPTSPMSVGSWILSGYVPLALAAAATDVAGRYRLVGSAATAGAAVLGPAVATYTAVLLSDTAVPSWHEGYRQLPFVFAGSAATSAAGLALAAVPSGQAGPARRMAVLGAGLELGAFRVMKLRMGLTAEPFEQGRPRRLLRTAEALTAGGAALALLSARVRDRRLAVAAGAALLTGSAALRFGVFHAGVASAEDPRYTVVPQRERLRARGR comes from the coding sequence ATGAGCGAGTCCGATGTGACACGGGACGGTGTGCGGCACGCGCGGCCCGACCGGGAGGCGCCGACGGGGGCACACGCGGGGCGGCGCAGGCGCCGGCGCGGGCGCGGGCGGGGCGAGCAGCCGATGGTTCCGGAGGCCGAGTTCTCGTCGTACTACGGCAAGCCCGTCCTGAACAAGCCGACCTGGAAGCCCCTGGACATCGCCGGGTACCTGTACCTGGGCGGGCTGGCGGGAGCCTCCTCGCTGCTGGCGGCGGGGGCCGGGGTCACCGGGCGGCCGGCGCTGGGCAGGGCGGCCAAGCTGGGCGCGGCCGGCTCCATCACGCTGTCGCTGGCGGCGCTGGTGCACGACCTGGGGCGCCCGGCCCGGTTCCTGAACATGCTCCGGGTGTTCAAGCCCACCTCTCCGATGAGTGTGGGTTCCTGGATCCTGAGCGGGTACGTGCCGCTCGCTCTGGCCGCTGCCGCGACCGACGTGGCCGGCCGGTACCGGCTGGTGGGCTCGGCCGCCACGGCGGGCGCCGCCGTGCTCGGCCCGGCCGTGGCGACGTACACGGCGGTGCTGCTCTCGGACACGGCGGTGCCGTCCTGGCACGAGGGCTACCGGCAGCTGCCGTTCGTGTTCGCGGGTTCCGCCGCCACGTCGGCCGCCGGCCTCGCCCTGGCCGCGGTGCCCTCCGGCCAGGCCGGACCGGCACGGCGGATGGCGGTGCTGGGGGCCGGGCTGGAACTGGGCGCCTTCCGGGTGATGAAGCTGCGGATGGGGCTGACCGCGGAGCCCTTCGAGCAGGGAAGGCCGCGTCGGCTGCTGCGCACGGCGGAGGCGCTGACGGCGGGCGGGGCTGCCCTGGCCCTGCTCTCGGCCCGGGTGCGGGACCGGCGTCTGGCCGTCGCGGCGGGAGCGGCCCTCCTCACCGGTTCGGCGGCGCTGCGTTTCGGCGTCTTCCACGCCGGGGTGGCCTCCGCGGAGGACCCCCGGTACACGGTCGTCCCCCAACGGGAGAGGCTCCGGGCGCGGGGCCGTTGA